In Streptomyces sp. Li-HN-5-11, the sequence GCATGACCGCCGCGCTGATCAAGGGTGTGACGGACAACTACGCCCACGGGCTGGCCGCCGTGTTCACCGGCTGGCAGCTGTGGGCCATGATCGCGGTCGGCGCGTGCGCGATGTTCCTGCTGCAGTCGGCGATGCAGGCGGGCCGGCTGCTGGCCACCCAGCCCGGGCTCACCATGGTCGATCCGGTGATCGGCATCCTGTGGGGCGTCCTGATCTTCCACGAGACGGTCCGCGGAGGGCCTTACATCGTGCTGGCGGTCGCGGCGGCCGCCGCAGCCGCCGCGGCCGTGACGGTGCTGTCCCGTTCCCCGCTGCTGAGCGACGAGGCCGGCCGGCGGGAGGACGCCGGCCGGGACGCCGAGGCGTGCGATGGGGACAAGGAATGAAGATGCCCGACGGCGTCCGGGAACTCCTCGGACGCGGGATTCGTGCGGCAGGTGGCCCTCGCCGGGCCCGGATCGTCCTCACGCTCGCCGCCGCCCTCGCGCTCGACGGCGCGGAGAAGGGCACCGCGTCGTCCATGGCGCCCCGGCGCGAGAGCGCGTTCGCCATCGGCAGCACCCGGATCGGGCAACGCCCTGGCCGCCGCCGGTCTGCTGGGACTGGGCCGCGGCAGGGCGCCGAGCGCGTCTGAGGCGCCTCACACCGGTCGCCTCGCGTGCCGCTCACTCCTCCAGGAGCGCTGCCACCGCCCGGTGCAGTTCCGCGGGGGTGGTGGCCCCCACGGAACGGACGGTGCCCCGGTCGTCGACGAGCACGTTGGTGGGCACGCCGCGGATGCCGAGCGCGGCCGCGTAGGCGCCGGTCTCGTCGAGCAGCACGGTGCCCCGCACGTCCCACACCGACGCGAAGTTGAGCGCCTCGGTGCGCGCGTCCACGCTCTCCCAGACGTTGATCAGGATGATGTCCAGCCCGGACCGGGCGGAACGGCGGCGCAGTTCCTCCAGAACCGGCGCCTCCGCGTTGCAGGGGCCTCACCAGCTGGCGAAGAAGTTGATGACGTACTTCTTCTCCGCCCACTCCCGGGAGGTGCGGATGCGTCCGGTGCGGGCGTCGGGGAGGGCGAAGGGGGGAAGCCGGTGTCCGACGGCAGGGTGGACGACGGGCTGGAGGGCGGGCTGCCCGGGTCCCGGCAGGGCGGGGTGGTCGACGACGCTCAGCGTGGCGCTTCCGGCGTTGGACACCAGCAGGCGTCCCGTCGCCGGGTCCAGCGCGCAGTCCCCCGGAGCCCGGCCGACGTCGATGCGGTGCGTCTCCTCACCGGTACGCCCCGAGACCACGCTGACGGTGCCGGCGCCGCGGTTGCAGACGTACACGTGGGAGCCGTCGGAGGAGGTGCACAGCCCGACCGGGGCCCGTTGCACGGCGAAGTCGTCCAGCAGCCGGCCCGTGGCCAGGTCCAGGCGGGTCACCCTGCCGTGCAGCGAGCCGGCCACGTACAGCCGCCCGGTCGCCCGGTCGGCCACGGCCTTGCACGGCCCTTCGCCGACAGGGATCCGCTCCAGCGTCCGCAGGGACGCCGTGTCGAACACGGTGAGCGAGGCGGCGAGGAAGTTCGCGCAGTAGCCGCGTCCGCTGTCGGGGTCCACGGCGATGCTGCCCGCGCCGAGTTCGGCCGGTACCGTCCCGACGGTCTCCAGGCGGTCGGCGTCGATGGCGGTGACGGTGCCGTCGCCCGTGTTGCCGCAGTACACGCGGCGCAGCTCCGGGTGGTGTCCCAGCCCGGCTGGGTAGCTCCCCACCGGGATACGGGCGAGGCGCTCTCCGCTCGCGGCGTCGAGCACGGTCACGGAGTCCGACCGGGCGTCCGCGGTGAACAGCCGTCCGGTCGGACGGTCGAGGACCACCGGAATCGGTTCCCGCCCCACCGGGGCGTCCCACAGTGTGCGGCACCGCACGAGGTCGACCGCCACGAGCGTGTTGCTGCGGGAGCACGCCACGTAGGCGCGGCGGTGCTCGCTGTCGACCGCGATCGCCTCGGGTCCCCTGCCGACCGGGATCTCCGCCAGCACCCGATGCGAGAGCCCGACCCGGCAGACCGCGCCCGTCGCCTCCGGTTCCTCACCATGCGCATGGTGCACAGGTCCTCAGTAGGCCACGGGGCGGACTCTCAAACGTCGTCGCGCCGAAAGCGCTCGACGGAGCTTGCCCTGCATCCACACCAAACCCGCCCGTTCCGGACCTGCGGCCCGCCCCACCGGAAAGCACAAAAGACAGGCGGAGTACAGGTCGCGGTTCCTCCGGTCCGCTCACGCCCGCCTGAGACCGTCTCCTCCCGGGCGGCGAACCGCATCCGGGTGAGTCCGGGCCCGGACGGTCAGCCGACGCTGCGGTAGCGGTGCTCGGGGCGGCCCGTCGCGCCGTAGCGGAGTTCGAGCCGGGCCATGCCCTCCTTGACGAGGTAGGAGAGGTACCGCTGGGCGGTGGCGCGTGAGACACCGGTGAGCTCGGCCACCGAGGCCGCCGAGAGATCGCCGCGGGCGGTGCGCAGCGCCTGGTGGACGAGGTTGAGGGTGGGCGCGGAGTGGCCCTTGGCGGGGACCCGGGGGACGGCGGGCGGGCGGACGGCGCTGAACAGGGCGTCCACGTCGGCCTGGTCGGTCGCGGCCGCCTGGCCGAGGGCGTCCGCGCGCTGCTGGAGCTCACGGTAGGCGGTGAGCCGCTCGGCCAGGTCGGGGGAGCCGAACGGCTTGACGATGTATCCCACGGCACCGAGCTTCATGGCGGTCCGCACGGAGGTGATGTCCCGGTCGGCGGTGATCACGATGGCGTCAGGGCGGGCGCCTCCCACGTCCCCGGTGAGCTGCCGCAGCACGTCCAGTCCGCTGCCGTCCGGCAGGAAGATGTCGAGCAGCAGCAGATCGGGGTGCAGGGTGCGCACCGCCTCCAGCGCGTCGGCCACGCCGGCCGCCTCGCCGACCACCTCGAAACCCTTCACGCGGGTCACGTATTCGCTGTGGATGTGGCTCACCCGGAAGTCGTCGTCCACGACCAGGGTGCGGATCATCAGCTGTCACCTCCCACCGACAGTGCCTTCGTGAACAGGGCGTCCCGGGGTGCGGGACGCGTGTCGGGCAGCGGCAGCACCACCGTGAAGACCGCTCCCGGGCCTTCGCTCACCTCGATGGTGCCTCCGGCCCGCTGCACGAGCCGGTGGACGAGGGCCAGACCGAGGCCGCGCCGGGCGGTGCCCCGGTCCGGCCGTGTCGACCAGCCGTCCTCGAAGATCGACTCGGCGGTGCCCGGCCGGATGCCCGGACCGGTGTCCGCCACCCGCACCGTCATCGTCCCGTCGTCCTCGGCGAGGGTGACCCGTACCTGCCGGCCGCCCTCGGGAGGCGGTCCGTCGACGGCCGCGTCGATGGCGTTGTCCAGGAGGTTTCCCACGACGGTCAGCAGCCGCCGCAGGTGCGGCGGGTCCTCGCCGAGGGCGGAGTCGTCGCTCAGCACGATCCGCACCCCGCGTTCGGCGGCGACCGTGGTCTTCGCGACGATCAGCCCCACCAGCAGCGGGTTCCCGATCCGCTCGCGCACGGACTCGGTGAGCGCCTGCCCGGCCCCGGCCGACTCGACCGCGTACTCGTACGCCGACTCGTGCTCGCCGATGTCCAGCAGTCCGGCCACGGTGTGCATCCGGTTGGTGAACTCGTGCTGCTGTGCCCGCAGCGCGTCGGTGAGTCCGCGCACCGAGTCCAGTTCGCGCAGCAGCCCGATCAGCTCGGTCCGGTCGCGCACCGTCACCACCGCGCCGAGCTCGCGGCCGTGCAGGGTGACCGGCATGCGGTTGACGACCAGGCAGTGGTGGTCCGTCAGCACGCTGACGTCGGGCCCCGTCATGGTGCCGTCCAGAGCGCGGCGCAGCCGTCCGTCGGGCAGCACGTCCTCCAGCCGGCTGCCCAGCGCACTGCCGAGGCCGAGCAGCCGCCGGGCCTCGTCGTTCACCACGGTGATCTTTCCGTCGGGATCGAAGGCGACGACCCCCTCCCGGATTCCGTGCAGCATCGCCTCCCGGTCCTGCAGCAGACCGGCGATCTCCTCCAGCTCCAGGCCGAACGTCGTGCGCTTGAGCCGCCGGGCCAGCAGGTAGGCGGCGGCCGAACCCAGTGCCGTGGCGATGGCGGCGTACAGGCCGAAGGTGGGCAGTTCGCGCCACAGCTCGCCGAGCACGTCGTGTTCCGGGATGCCCACCGACACCTCACCGGCCAGCGTGCCGGTGGGCCCGTACAGCGGGGCCTTGCCGTTGGCGGACCGCCCGGTCGCGCCCTGGTCGGTGCCCACGTGCGAGCGCCCGTCCAGCACCACGATCGGATCGCCCACCGGCTCGCCGACCAGCGCGGGGATGGGGTGCGAGTGCCGGATGCCGCGCAGGTCGATCACGACCACGTACGAGGCTCCCGACGCCTTCCGGATCCGTTCGGCGACGGTCTGCACCACGTCACCGCCCCCGCCGTACTCCATGGCCTGCCGGATCTGCGGCTCGGCGGCCGTGGTCTGCGCGATGTCCAGCGCCCGCTGCTCGTAGGCACGGTCGAGTTCGGACCGTTGCGCCAGCGCGAACAGCCCGAAGCCGATCAGGCCGGTGAGCGCGAGGATGGCGAGCTGGTTGGCAAGGATCCGCGCGGAGAGCCTCCCCCTGCCGCCGCGGCCGATGCGGATACGGATGGGTTTCACAGGTTCCTCTTCGCCCTGCCGGACGGGGTGCCGGGCCGGCCCCTGCGCCGTACCCGTGGTGGCGTGATTGTGCCTGATGGCCGGAATGGTGCCCACCCCCGTCTCGCTGAGCAGAATGCGCAAAACCCGGCTCAACCCGCAGAACGGCATGGCGTACCTCCGGAGCGGACGCCTTCGGCTGCGCCCGGCCGGCCCCTGAGCTCAATGAGCAGAACTGCGGTTAACGCAGCTTTCGCGGGATTCCTCGGAAACAGCGACGTAACACCGGGTGGCCTTTAGCGTCTGCCTACCTCGACCTCCGAGGTGAGAAAGGAGACGGCCCCAGATGGCTTCGCGAAACGATGCCGCGGTGAGTCCGGTCGCCGAGAAAGCCGGCCAGGACAGCGCGCGAGTCGAGATTTCCGGGCTCACCAAACGATTTCTGACTCCTGCGGGTGAGGTGTTCACCGCGTTGCAGGATGTTTCGTTCACCGTGGAGCCGGGCCAGTTCTGCGCGGTGGTGGGCCCCACCGGTTGTGGCAAGTCGACCACGCTGGGCATGGTGTCCGGGCTCGACCGGCCCAGCGAGGGCTCGGTCAGGGTCGGCGGCCGGGAGGTGAACGGCGTCACCGACGGCGTCAGCTTCATGTTCCAGGCCGACGCGCTGCTGCCCTGGAAGACGGTCCTCGGCAACGTGCTGATGGGCCCGGTCTTCCGCGGTGTGCCCAAGCAGGAGGCCCAGGCCTCGGCACGCGACTGGCTGCGCCGGGTGGGCCTCGCGGGGTTCGAGGACCGCTACCCGCACCAGCTCTCCGGCGGCATGCGCAAGCGTGTGGCGATGGCCGCGGCGCTGATCAACGAACCCAGGATCCTGATCATGGACGAGCCGTTCGGGGCCCTGGACGTGCAGACCAAGGCGATCATGTCGACCGAGCTGCTCGGCCTGTGGGAGCAGATCCGTCCGTCGGTCATCTTCATCACCCACGACCTGGACGAGGCCGTGGCGCTCGCCGACCGGGTCGTCGTCATGACCTCCAGCCCCGGGTCGGTCAAGGCGGTCTTCGACATCGACCTGCCGCGCCCGCGGGGCTCGGTCCAGGAGATCCGCTTCCAGCCCCGCTTCATCGAGCTCCAGCACCAGATCTGGGATTCCCTGCGCGAGGAGGTGGAGCGCGCCTACGCACGCACCTCAGGAGGTAACGCATGAGCACGACGTCCACCGTCTCCCCCGCTCCGCTGACCGGCGGCGCACA encodes:
- a CDS encoding YncE family protein, with the protein product MHHAHGEEPEATGAVCRVGLSHRVLAEIPVGRGPEAIAVDSEHRRAYVACSRSNTLVAVDLVRCRTLWDAPVGREPIPVVLDRPTGRLFTADARSDSVTVLDAASGERLARIPVGSYPAGLGHHPELRRVYCGNTGDGTVTAIDADRLETVGTVPAELGAGSIAVDPDSGRGYCANFLAASLTVFDTASLRTLERIPVGEGPCKAVADRATGRLYVAGSLHGRVTRLDLATGRLLDDFAVQRAPVGLCTSSDGSHVYVCNRGAGTVSVVSGRTGEETHRIDVGRAPGDCALDPATGRLLVSNAGSATLSVVDHPALPGPGQPALQPVVHPAVGHRLPPFALPDARTGRIRTSREWAEKKYVINFFASW
- a CDS encoding sensor histidine kinase, which produces MKPIRIRIGRGGRGRLSARILANQLAILALTGLIGFGLFALAQRSELDRAYEQRALDIAQTTAAEPQIRQAMEYGGGGDVVQTVAERIRKASGASYVVVIDLRGIRHSHPIPALVGEPVGDPIVVLDGRSHVGTDQGATGRSANGKAPLYGPTGTLAGEVSVGIPEHDVLGELWRELPTFGLYAAIATALGSAAAYLLARRLKRTTFGLELEEIAGLLQDREAMLHGIREGVVAFDPDGKITVVNDEARRLLGLGSALGSRLEDVLPDGRLRRALDGTMTGPDVSVLTDHHCLVVNRMPVTLHGRELGAVVTVRDRTELIGLLRELDSVRGLTDALRAQQHEFTNRMHTVAGLLDIGEHESAYEYAVESAGAGQALTESVRERIGNPLLVGLIVAKTTVAAERGVRIVLSDDSALGEDPPHLRRLLTVVGNLLDNAIDAAVDGPPPEGGRQVRVTLAEDDGTMTVRVADTGPGIRPGTAESIFEDGWSTRPDRGTARRGLGLALVHRLVQRAGGTIEVSEGPGAVFTVVLPLPDTRPAPRDALFTKALSVGGDS
- a CDS encoding response regulator, with protein sequence MIRTLVVDDDFRVSHIHSEYVTRVKGFEVVGEAAGVADALEAVRTLHPDLLLLDIFLPDGSGLDVLRQLTGDVGGARPDAIVITADRDITSVRTAMKLGAVGYIVKPFGSPDLAERLTAYRELQQRADALGQAAATDQADVDALFSAVRPPAVPRVPAKGHSAPTLNLVHQALRTARGDLSAASVAELTGVSRATAQRYLSYLVKEGMARLELRYGATGRPEHRYRSVG
- a CDS encoding ABC transporter ATP-binding protein gives rise to the protein MASRNDAAVSPVAEKAGQDSARVEISGLTKRFLTPAGEVFTALQDVSFTVEPGQFCAVVGPTGCGKSTTLGMVSGLDRPSEGSVRVGGREVNGVTDGVSFMFQADALLPWKTVLGNVLMGPVFRGVPKQEAQASARDWLRRVGLAGFEDRYPHQLSGGMRKRVAMAAALINEPRILIMDEPFGALDVQTKAIMSTELLGLWEQIRPSVIFITHDLDEAVALADRVVVMTSSPGSVKAVFDIDLPRPRGSVQEIRFQPRFIELQHQIWDSLREEVERAYARTSGGNA